From one Verrucomicrobiales bacterium genomic stretch:
- a CDS encoding DUF1553 domain-containing protein: protein MLRNNPKSRFQSSGSISGALALVLGLLACALSRPIQAVPATASRLDFNRDIRPILSDHCFACHGPDDAKRKSGLRLDLPSSGTQPLKSGAIAIVPGKPDQSEVIKRIVTQDMDDRMPPPKSGHPLTPVQVELLTRWITEGAEYQSHWAFIRPSRTPLPQVSDPAWPRNGIDHFILSKLEEHRVKPAPEADKQTLIRRASLDLTGLPPTPAEVDAFLADTSDRAYEHLVDRLLSSPHYGEKMAVEWLDAARYADTHGYHIDSGRDMTHWRDWVIKAYNDNKPFDQFTIEQLAGDLLPQPTLDQQIASGFNRNHMINYEGGAIPEEYHAAYLMDRVNTTSTVWLGLTMACAQCHDHKYDPITMKDYYRFYAFFNNIAEKGLDGSQGNAAPVIKVMRPEQKARLQEFDATIQTAEAKLKDIESSLPSEQLAWEKRMVRDVDSPRALPQPRLRLPLDASLSGTRNDQPFSLIGDETGWTPKWADALLGQALEFDGKQTGNLRATESLDLERDQPFSFGAWVKPGAAHTGTLFSKMDSGPRLRGFDLLLSANRLHLHLIHSWPDNALRVVAKTSLPKDSWGHVLATYDGSGKASGVKLFVNGRETAVEVTHDTLTGSIANRAPFLVGKRAEEHPYRGAISDIRIYDRQLSTQEAGELASGVTRQIAQLEPDKRSAHQQQHLAAFYKLYHAPHWVQAKDAVAAAKAEREKFDKSIPDTMVMGELEKPRETFMLMRGEYDKKGEKVEAGTPGALPPLAEGLPSNRLGLAKWLVAPEQPLTARVVVNRFWQAYFGMGLVRSSENFGSQADWPTHPELLDWLATEFVASGWNVKSMQRLIVTSAAYRQRSTVSPEALELDPENKWITRGPRLRLPAESIRDQALAISGLLNPQIGGASVFPYQPPGLWEELMAREDNDRFTAQKYVQSKGPDLYRRSMYTFWKRTSPPSALGTLDAPDRQTCVVRRQRTNTPLQALLLMNDPTYVEASRKFAERLMVEASDPNARINLAYRIALSRLPTDAEKKVLSRLFDEQFQRYRSNRKAAEELLGVGESPTRPGLDPAELAAWTLVTNAILNLDETITKG from the coding sequence ATGCTGCGTAATAACCCGAAAAGTCGGTTCCAGAGCTCAGGATCGATCTCTGGGGCACTGGCGCTGGTCCTAGGCCTCTTGGCCTGTGCCTTGAGCCGGCCTATCCAAGCCGTCCCCGCCACGGCCTCGCGATTGGATTTCAATCGTGACATCCGTCCGATCCTGTCCGACCACTGCTTCGCCTGTCATGGCCCAGACGACGCCAAACGCAAGAGCGGCCTACGGCTGGATCTGCCCAGCTCCGGTACCCAACCGCTGAAGTCCGGCGCCATCGCCATCGTGCCCGGAAAACCTGACCAGAGCGAGGTCATCAAGCGCATCGTGACCCAGGACATGGACGATCGAATGCCGCCGCCGAAGAGCGGTCACCCATTGACTCCCGTTCAAGTCGAGCTACTCACCCGGTGGATCACGGAAGGCGCTGAATACCAATCGCATTGGGCCTTTATCCGTCCATCACGCACTCCCCTTCCCCAGGTTTCGGATCCCGCTTGGCCACGGAATGGCATCGATCACTTCATCCTGAGCAAACTGGAGGAGCATCGGGTTAAACCCGCACCGGAAGCCGACAAACAAACGCTCATCCGACGCGCCAGCCTGGACCTGACGGGACTTCCCCCGACTCCGGCGGAGGTCGATGCCTTCCTAGCCGACACTTCTGATCGGGCCTACGAACACCTCGTCGACCGGTTGCTGAGCTCGCCTCATTACGGGGAGAAGATGGCGGTAGAGTGGCTGGATGCCGCACGCTATGCCGATACCCACGGCTACCACATCGACTCCGGACGCGACATGACCCATTGGCGCGACTGGGTCATCAAGGCCTACAATGACAATAAGCCTTTCGACCAGTTCACCATCGAGCAGCTCGCCGGAGATCTACTGCCTCAACCGACGCTCGATCAGCAAATCGCCAGCGGGTTCAACCGGAATCACATGATCAACTATGAGGGGGGAGCCATTCCGGAAGAGTATCACGCCGCCTACCTCATGGATCGCGTCAACACCACGTCCACGGTTTGGTTGGGGCTTACGATGGCCTGTGCCCAGTGTCATGATCACAAGTATGACCCCATCACGATGAAGGATTACTACCGCTTCTATGCCTTCTTCAACAACATCGCTGAGAAAGGCCTCGACGGAAGCCAGGGCAACGCCGCACCGGTGATCAAGGTCATGCGTCCCGAGCAAAAGGCGCGGCTGCAGGAATTCGATGCGACCATCCAGACCGCCGAGGCCAAGCTGAAGGACATCGAATCCTCGCTCCCCTCCGAGCAGTTAGCTTGGGAGAAGCGGATGGTGCGCGATGTTGATTCCCCTCGCGCACTTCCACAACCCCGGCTGCGCCTCCCTCTCGACGCGTCACTCTCCGGAACCCGGAATGATCAGCCGTTCTCCCTGATCGGCGACGAAACTGGATGGACCCCGAAGTGGGCCGACGCTTTGCTCGGACAAGCCCTCGAATTCGATGGCAAGCAGACCGGAAACCTGCGCGCCACCGAGTCTCTGGACTTGGAGCGAGACCAACCCTTTTCATTCGGTGCCTGGGTTAAGCCTGGGGCAGCGCACACCGGCACCCTATTCTCGAAGATGGATTCCGGGCCCCGGCTCCGAGGATTTGATCTCCTCCTCAGTGCCAACCGCCTCCATCTCCACTTAATCCACTCGTGGCCGGACAACGCGCTGCGTGTCGTCGCCAAAACCTCTCTGCCCAAGGACAGCTGGGGACATGTGTTGGCAACCTACGATGGGTCCGGGAAGGCATCGGGAGTCAAACTGTTCGTCAATGGCCGGGAAACTGCGGTAGAGGTGACCCATGACACGTTGACTGGCAGCATCGCCAATCGTGCTCCCTTTTTGGTCGGAAAGCGTGCCGAAGAGCATCCCTATCGAGGAGCCATCAGCGATATCCGGATCTACGACCGCCAGCTCTCTACGCAGGAGGCGGGCGAGCTTGCCTCCGGCGTCACTCGCCAGATCGCCCAGCTCGAACCGGACAAGCGTTCGGCTCATCAACAACAGCATCTAGCCGCATTTTATAAGCTCTATCATGCCCCCCATTGGGTACAGGCCAAGGACGCCGTCGCGGCAGCCAAGGCGGAGCGGGAAAAATTCGACAAGTCGATTCCCGATACCATGGTCATGGGCGAACTCGAGAAGCCACGCGAGACCTTCATGCTCATGCGCGGTGAATACGACAAGAAGGGAGAGAAGGTGGAGGCCGGAACCCCCGGAGCCCTGCCACCGCTGGCCGAGGGTCTGCCTTCGAACCGCCTGGGCTTGGCCAAGTGGCTCGTCGCGCCCGAGCAGCCCCTGACGGCTCGAGTGGTCGTGAACCGCTTTTGGCAGGCCTACTTTGGCATGGGGCTGGTCCGGAGCTCGGAGAACTTCGGGTCCCAGGCAGACTGGCCTACGCACCCCGAGCTATTGGACTGGCTGGCCACCGAGTTTGTCGCCAGCGGATGGAATGTGAAATCGATGCAGCGCCTGATCGTCACCAGTGCCGCCTACCGCCAACGTTCCACCGTCTCCCCCGAGGCCCTGGAGCTGGATCCCGAAAATAAGTGGATCACCCGCGGGCCGCGTCTCCGCCTGCCCGCCGAGTCGATTCGTGACCAGGCGCTGGCGATCAGCGGTTTGCTGAATCCACAAATTGGGGGAGCCAGCGTGTTTCCCTACCAGCCTCCGGGGCTCTGGGAGGAACTCATGGCGCGCGAGGACAACGACCGGTTCACCGCTCAGAAATACGTCCAGAGCAAGGGCCCAGACCTCTACCGCCGCAGTATGTACACCTTCTGGAAGCGCACATCTCCGCCCAGCGCTCTCGGAACCCTCGATGCTCCTGATCGGCAAACCTGCGTTGTTCGTAGGCAACGCACCAACACCCCCCTGCAAGCGTTGCTGTTGATGAACGACCCCACCTACGTGGAAGCATCCCGAAAATTCGCGGAACGACTGATGGTGGAGGCTTCGGATCCAAACGCGCGAATCAATCTCGCTTATCGAATCGCGCTCTCACGCCTGCCGACCGACGCCGAGAAAAAGGTGCTGAGCAGATTGTTTGACGAGCAATTCCAGCGCTACCGTTCGAACCGCAAGGCTGCTGAGGAATTGCTAGGCGTGGGTGAATCCCCCACCCGACCCGGGCTCGATCCGGCCGAGCTGGCCGCTTGGACTCTGGTCACCAACGCGATCCTCAACCTGGACGAAACTATTACCAAGGGCTGA
- a CDS encoding PEP-CTERM sorting domain-containing protein: MKHNPILCLALAAVLSPVIVSADSIAVGNHSFEAEQLSSGGWSDATPASWQETNPNGGESFSEYIPGFVADGVNHQGIQNGGAVWQDLSTSLSPNTQYTLTVAIGNRNAGFTPPGNQTVFSLQLWDGTTATTLATQTFDASTLPTSTFADQWTTYTTGDTVAAGNLRILLTHVNGTGRGHFDNIRLDSLTVPEPGTIALLGLGAAGFFLRRRKA, translated from the coding sequence ATGAAACACAACCCTATCCTTTGTCTGGCTCTGGCAGCGGTGCTGAGCCCGGTCATTGTGTCTGCCGACTCCATCGCCGTGGGTAACCACAGCTTTGAAGCTGAACAGCTGTCCTCCGGCGGCTGGAGCGACGCCACTCCCGCCAGCTGGCAGGAAACCAATCCGAATGGCGGAGAAAGCTTCTCCGAATACATCCCTGGTTTCGTCGCCGACGGCGTGAACCATCAAGGCATTCAGAACGGCGGAGCGGTCTGGCAGGACTTGTCCACCAGCCTCTCTCCGAACACCCAGTACACCTTGACGGTGGCGATCGGCAACCGGAACGCTGGCTTCACCCCTCCGGGAAACCAGACGGTTTTCTCGCTCCAGCTCTGGGACGGGACGACTGCGACCACCTTGGCTACCCAAACGTTTGATGCGTCCACCTTGCCGACGAGCACCTTCGCCGACCAATGGACCACCTATACCACGGGTGACACGGTTGCCGCTGGCAACCTCCGCATTCTGTTGACCCATGTCAACGGAACCGGTCGTGGTCACTTCGACAACATCCGCCTCGACTCGCTGACCGTGCCTGAGCCTGGTACGATCGCCTTGTTGGGTCTGGGTGCCGCTGGATTCTTCCTGCGCCGCCGCAAGGCCTGA
- a CDS encoding VCBS repeat-containing protein: MSWHAFPASAASALVPDPRKDGWESEGLTDDAGKRLKLLGKMFEHPETADQDHLKAVFVSGFQAVLQEEAAADQTYQDGVFGVRRTSSATREFKGEDASTRFVRALAEPFAAAKPGTVRSKFKVFQISLGATNHFETRQYVALIGELANGMLEQNSTWLIRWRLDPTEGSPRIVSVQLQDFEQVRKQGSAGPLLSDCTEAVFAQVPSYRDQLCYSVPHWRHRIEDYFKIYQFGHNGLALGDVNGDGLDDLYVCQNGGLPNRLYVQQKDGTLADVSADSGADFLDQTQSALLVDLDNDGDQDLLVGLTSGLLVMSNDGSGRFTKRRFLTGLLDVYSLAVADYDADGRLDIYACVYFGVGGVASELAIPVPYFDANNGGENHLYRNEGDWNFTDVTRQVGLNENNHRFSFAAAWDDYDNDGDLDLYVANDFGKNNLYRNEGGRFRDVASEAGLDQGAFGMSASFGDINRDGLMDIHMGAMFSGAGSRVTRQPTFKPGASEEVKGRFQLMARGNVLFENLGKAGFRDVSVDAGITMGRWAWASVFADLNNDGWEDLLVANGFVTGPDLDDL; this comes from the coding sequence TTGAGTTGGCACGCGTTTCCGGCCTCTGCCGCCAGCGCCTTAGTGCCGGACCCGCGTAAGGACGGATGGGAGAGCGAAGGGCTTACGGATGATGCGGGCAAGCGTCTCAAGCTTTTGGGGAAGATGTTTGAGCATCCTGAGACCGCAGATCAGGATCATTTGAAGGCCGTATTTGTTTCGGGCTTTCAGGCGGTATTGCAGGAGGAGGCTGCTGCGGATCAGACTTACCAGGATGGCGTGTTCGGTGTGAGACGAACATCGAGCGCGACCCGTGAGTTCAAGGGCGAAGACGCGTCCACTCGGTTCGTGCGCGCTTTGGCGGAACCTTTCGCAGCTGCCAAGCCCGGGACCGTGCGCTCCAAGTTCAAGGTTTTTCAGATTTCGCTGGGGGCGACCAACCATTTCGAGACGCGTCAGTACGTCGCCTTGATCGGGGAGTTGGCGAACGGGATGTTGGAGCAGAACAGTACCTGGCTCATCCGGTGGAGACTGGATCCGACGGAGGGCAGTCCCCGGATCGTTTCGGTGCAGCTGCAGGATTTTGAACAGGTTCGAAAGCAAGGTTCGGCGGGTCCCTTACTTAGCGATTGCACCGAGGCGGTCTTTGCTCAAGTGCCATCCTACCGCGACCAGTTGTGCTACAGTGTGCCGCATTGGCGGCATCGCATTGAGGACTACTTCAAGATTTATCAGTTTGGTCACAACGGGCTGGCTTTGGGGGATGTGAACGGTGACGGGCTGGATGATCTTTACGTGTGTCAGAACGGCGGTCTTCCGAATCGACTCTACGTCCAACAGAAGGACGGAACCTTGGCCGATGTCTCAGCTGACTCCGGTGCTGATTTCCTGGACCAAACGCAAAGCGCTTTGCTGGTCGACCTCGACAACGACGGGGACCAGGATCTTCTGGTAGGGTTGACCTCGGGACTTTTGGTGATGTCCAACGATGGCTCGGGCCGGTTCACGAAGCGTCGTTTTCTGACGGGACTGCTCGACGTGTACAGCTTGGCGGTGGCTGATTATGATGCGGACGGTCGGCTGGACATCTATGCCTGTGTTTATTTTGGAGTAGGAGGGGTTGCTTCCGAGTTGGCCATCCCCGTGCCTTATTTCGATGCCAACAACGGCGGGGAGAATCATCTTTATCGGAACGAGGGTGATTGGAATTTCACTGATGTCACCCGTCAAGTGGGACTCAACGAGAACAATCATCGGTTCAGCTTTGCGGCCGCCTGGGATGACTACGACAACGATGGGGATCTGGATCTCTATGTGGCGAACGACTTTGGAAAAAACAATCTGTATCGCAACGAAGGGGGCCGCTTCCGCGATGTGGCTTCCGAGGCTGGGTTGGATCAGGGGGCATTTGGAATGTCCGCCTCCTTTGGAGATATCAACCGTGACGGACTCATGGACATCCACATGGGGGCGATGTTCTCGGGGGCAGGTAGTCGGGTTACTCGGCAGCCCACGTTTAAGCCGGGGGCGTCGGAGGAGGTCAAGGGGCGGTTCCAGCTTATGGCCCGAGGGAATGTGCTGTTCGAGAATTTGGGCAAGGCTGGGTTTCGTGACGTCAGTGTGGATGCGGGGATTACGATGGGTCGTTGGGCTTGGGCCTCGGTTTTTGCCGACCTGAACAACGACGGATGGGAGGATCTGCTGGTTGCGAATGGGTTCGTAACCGGACCGGATCTGGATGATTTGTGA
- a CDS encoding ASPIC/UnbV domain-containing protein, which yields MSHSPVTGTEIRSAAVPDSEFRAHLAKVNKLLRDGLSMSGEERNCVFLNTRGRRFATISATSGFDFPDDARAIAMTDWDLDGDLDVWVSNRTAPRVRFLRNDLPPAAQRRFLGLRLEGRTVNRDAIGARVELKFKDRPDVIRTLRAGEGFLGQSSKWLHFGVGEANELDRVVVRWPGAEAQTFSGLELDQYHVLVQGAEPSKSMAESDSRSPLSRGKRKPLEPSVPKVPKATEQASLLLTDRLPVPPLSIRSFAGETLSLSNSLRRPVLLNLWASWCAPCLAELKEMTAHADELKALDLQVIAVALDGQDESQTTTPADAQALLKQLNFPFQGGIPTNDFIARLQSLYDLPFAQHRPMPVPTSFLIDSQGMLAAVYRGPVTLEKLRSDLRLLAGSPRTLIDQVLPFPGSWHRIPQPRPDKAILMALELMKAGALDDAVWYVRQHVSSFSGHPEYPKLIAWAGGELARAKRMTESVSIYQAGLSVSPTNLLLLNNLAWDLAAHPDPAMRDGASAVVWAEKAAQLTNRRDVTVLDTLGASYAQAGRFADAVAALKDAIELVKISGDEGRRIKLQRNLELYESRKSFR from the coding sequence GTGTCGCACTCTCCGGTTACCGGAACCGAAATCCGGTCCGCTGCTGTACCCGACTCTGAGTTTCGGGCTCATCTGGCGAAGGTAAACAAGCTGCTCCGGGATGGTTTGTCGATGAGCGGAGAGGAAAGGAACTGTGTCTTTCTCAACACACGTGGAAGACGCTTTGCGACGATCTCGGCGACCAGCGGGTTTGACTTTCCGGACGATGCTCGCGCGATTGCGATGACAGATTGGGACCTGGATGGTGACCTCGATGTTTGGGTCTCAAATCGGACCGCCCCACGAGTTCGCTTTCTGCGCAACGATTTGCCTCCGGCTGCTCAGCGCCGCTTTTTGGGGCTCCGGCTGGAGGGGCGCACGGTGAATCGCGACGCCATTGGTGCGCGCGTGGAATTGAAGTTCAAAGATCGTCCTGATGTCATCCGGACCCTGCGGGCCGGGGAGGGCTTTCTCGGGCAGTCCAGCAAGTGGCTTCATTTTGGAGTGGGAGAAGCGAATGAGTTGGATCGGGTCGTGGTTCGATGGCCTGGAGCGGAGGCGCAGACGTTTTCGGGTTTGGAACTGGATCAATATCATGTATTGGTTCAGGGAGCAGAGCCCAGCAAATCGATGGCGGAATCCGACTCGCGGTCGCCCTTGAGCCGCGGAAAGCGGAAGCCCTTGGAGCCTTCGGTTCCCAAAGTTCCCAAGGCGACTGAGCAGGCCAGTCTCCTGCTGACGGATCGCTTGCCGGTTCCTCCCCTCAGCATTCGTTCCTTTGCGGGAGAAACCCTCTCGTTGAGCAACTCGCTTCGTCGGCCGGTTCTGCTGAATCTGTGGGCGAGTTGGTGTGCCCCTTGCCTGGCTGAGCTTAAGGAGATGACCGCCCATGCGGATGAACTTAAGGCGTTGGATCTCCAAGTCATCGCGGTGGCCTTGGACGGCCAGGATGAATCTCAGACGACCACTCCCGCGGATGCCCAGGCGTTGCTGAAGCAACTCAACTTTCCGTTCCAGGGTGGGATTCCCACCAATGATTTCATCGCGAGGCTCCAATCCCTTTACGATCTGCCGTTCGCTCAGCACCGCCCGATGCCTGTTCCGACCAGCTTCCTCATTGATAGCCAGGGAATGCTCGCTGCGGTTTACCGGGGTCCGGTGACCCTAGAGAAGTTGCGCAGCGACCTTCGTCTACTGGCTGGGTCCCCGAGAACACTGATCGATCAGGTGCTGCCCTTCCCGGGGAGCTGGCATCGCATCCCTCAACCCCGCCCGGATAAGGCGATCTTGATGGCACTTGAGCTGATGAAGGCGGGGGCGCTTGACGACGCGGTTTGGTATGTCCGTCAGCACGTGTCCTCGTTCAGCGGGCATCCGGAGTATCCGAAGTTAATCGCCTGGGCCGGCGGCGAATTGGCGCGGGCCAAACGGATGACGGAATCGGTCTCCATTTATCAAGCCGGGTTAAGTGTGAGCCCGACGAATCTACTCCTGCTAAACAATCTGGCCTGGGACTTAGCGGCTCATCCCGATCCGGCGATGCGCGATGGAGCGAGCGCGGTTGTGTGGGCGGAGAAAGCCGCACAATTGACGAATCGACGCGACGTCACGGTGCTCGACACATTGGGCGCCTCCTACGCTCAGGCGGGGCGCTTTGCAGATGCGGTGGCGGCATTGAAGGACGCGATCGAGCTCGTTAAGATCTCTGGAGATGAGGGGCGACGGATCAAACTGCAGCGAAACCTCGAGTTGTACGAGAGTCGGAAAAGCTTTCGCTAG